DNA sequence from the Scophthalmus maximus strain ysfricsl-2021 chromosome 1, ASM2237912v1, whole genome shotgun sequence genome:
TGTCACGTGTTTTTTCCTGGGCTGCTCTGTTAGAAGCTGACTGctcgtttgtgttttttttctctccttcaggtGGAAATTATCTCAGTAAGATTATCCAGTCAAAAGCTCGTTTATTTACGCGCAATATTAGAGATCCGGGGGCCGGATTTGAGTATGTTGTGTTCGcaaacaaagaggagaagaggtgtgtgtgcattttccAAGCTGGACACCGTCTAGAGGGTCCGCCAGGGTGAGACAACGGAGACAACAGATAACAGTGTTGTACAcgtttgtttttactttatgTACAATTTCCAGGTAACTGTACGcttaaaacaacacaataatattaataataatacttgtATACacattcacgtgtgtgtgtgtgtgtgtgtgtgtgtgtgtgtgtgtgtgtgtgtgtgtgtgtgtgtgtgtgtgtgtgtgtgtgtgtgtgtgtgtgtgtgtgtgtgtgtgtgtgtgtgtgtgtgtgtgtgtggcttatATGTTCAGCTTTTCAACGAAGGCAAAATGCCCACAGTAAATGAATAGATTTAAAAAGAGTAATTTCATCAAATGGACTTGTTTTAAATCTTCAAACTTTACAAAACTGCAATTTAAAACTTTTGATTTGACTTCTAAtggatattgtgtgtgtgtgtgtgtgtgtgtgtgtttgtgtgtgtgtgtgtgtgtgtgtgtgtgtgtgtgtgtgtgtgtgtgtgtgtgtgtgtttccagtcaTGTCCATGGGGGGGCAACAGCCACTATGATTGACACGGTGACAGGGAGTCTTGCTGCTCTATTGTCTGGACCTGTTATGACCGCCAACCTCAACATCAACTATCGCAGGTAATAGATTGTGTTTAGGAATGTGCAGACTGTAGCTGAACATAATTCATATTTGTGACTCTGTCTCAATATTCCCCAACATGTGAAATATCTTATTTAAAAATCTCATTTTTAGTTTAGTTGTCTGTATAGTCTCATATGTTTACATGGAACATGTGACACGAGTCCCTGCATAAGATTTGCATGCGCTCAGGCAGAGGAGACATAAGTGTTTTGTTAAGTTTATCAACACCGAATGCACAAAAGGCTGTAAAGATTGAGCTAAGTGATCTTTGACGGTATGATGGTTCTCATTCACGGTCGGCCTGCCCTAACAAACCATTGTTTCATGTCCAGTGCTATTCCACTGGGAAGTACAGTGTTGATTGAAACATCTCTGGATTCGGAGGAAGGCagaaaaaagtttatttcatGCAAAGTGACCAGCACTGATGGctccaaactgcacacagaagcAACAGGTAACGTACAGTTTTATACACACAACTTGTCTGATGTGATGCGTCTGTGAATATAGTTTGTCACATATCTGTTCTTTGACCTACTGTAACCTTAATATtctgtctggttttttttctgtcgtgTTTCTTGTGCAGCTCTGTTCCTGTCAATCAATATCAGCCACCTATTACAGGGAGGTTGACACCAACGCACCAGCCTAACCTCTACCCAAGCCATGTCAGCAAGCTGACGCGTGCGCTTGTGCGTGCACTTGTGCGTGcgcttgtgcgtgcgtgcgtgcgtgtgtgagagaatgtgtgAGAGTCACTGATGTGCAGGGTTTTTTCAGGAGTGGGTATTTATTTGCCAGGCTATTCAAGATATacttcaattttattttatttttattgtaattacGTACTTGTCAGTATGTGATTACTTACTATTTCATGAAGTCCCTCTGCTTGACCTCCTCTGCTTATTGTTACTCACATATCAACAATACACAaatttttactttattgattGAACTAAATGTTAAGATTGATTGCATATTGGGCTTAGTTTTTCGCTctaaatgtactgtacattaacattttgtttacacCAATAAAGCCTTACCTGAGGGTATTGTAAACATTATATAAACcatgtctttatttgtttttcaacaaGGACAAATTATTTGATGACAGtaataaaaattgattttcattCCAATTGTTAGTATGCCGAGGTTTTTACTCATACATCTTTCAAAACAGACAGTGTCTTGAATTAGAATTGCACCTGCATCAAATTAATGCACTGGACTCAACAGGTTTGGCACAAATCTCAGATAGTTATTCCATCAATCTTAAAGAAATCCTACTGACAGTTGCCAGATCAAATTTCAGTAACAAGTGAAATGGAACTATTCTAAAACGTTTAACCTTTCATAATGATTAATTGAGCGTTACTGAAATTGTTGAATTTGATAAAAGTTAGgatttggtaaaaaataaataaataaataaatatatatttacttaatCTATTTTCAGACCCCAAATCATCAAGATAACGATTGTCATCTTCTTCATATGCTGGTTTGTTTCACTCAGGCTGATCAGGTCTACAGTCTGAGTGACTGAGGCATGCCATAGTATGCCATAATAAGTAACACTGTCCACATCACAGAGATCTGTGCTGCTCTGGCAGCTACTGCCGACCACCACGCTCAAAAAGTGGGCCTATCGCAGACACCTGCAAACATGCAGAGCACCAGTTTTGGCTGCGCCATTTAAATCGTCTTTTGAACATAAGATTATAGCACATCTTCATGTGAATGTAACATTAATTTCCCTACCAACATTGTTGTTGGTTCATCAAAAAAACCACGTATAATTAACATTTCGTGTGTCATGTCggtaggaaagaaaaaaaagtacttagattaagtaaaagagaaaatatgtgaatttaagtcattgttttattttgtttagtgTCACTATAAAGGGTGTTTTTAACATGTCAGACTGAAGATCTCCTGCCATCTTACCCCATGTCAGATGACTGAGCTACAGTGTAACATAATGTAGATGTTAATCTAACATGGCAATGAATACTTACTGCTGGATTCaagcaaaaatgtttaaaaaaaaaaggagcttaaCATGTATTGGCTGTCGTATAAATGCATTCTGTCATGTTAAAATTATTGGATGAAATTCACACAATTGCAGTTCTTAAAACCACTACTTTGTATTTTTACAAGTAAATGCCCAACAAGCTCTGAATAATTTCTGAAATCAATGTGGCAGTTGTATTTGTTGCTTGTTGGGTGGACGTCCGTGAGTAAATTATTGGTGATGAGTGTACAAACCCTGCATGCATTTTACCGCATTTAACTTCACTTCTCACAGTTTGGTCTGATGTGTGGTTTTCCAGTGTATGGGCTCGTCACAGTACAGGCCTGGCGGTTCTCTGAGGGCCCCTCACACTTTAACCTCAGAAGAGCAGATGGAAATGCTCCCTTGGTTTCTGatagtgagtgagtgtgtgcgcgaaGAGTCCTGTGGTCAAGTCGGGTTTGAGGaagtggtgggggtggggtggaaGGCTGCGTAGGGGCAGTTGTTTTCAAATTTCAGTTAAAACCATCCTTTTCAACCTCTGTCCACTATGGCACAACCAAAACAGGTTTATACTTTAGATATTAGCTGAGAAAGTGGAACTTTCACTTGGAGAGCATAATAACCAATTCGATTTTTAGTTAGCATTAAACTTAGAATCCTGCTTAAAGTGAAAGCACCTGACAGGATGGTGAAGAGACCGCAATTAACAGTGATCAATTAGCTTTTAAATTTTGGCTTAAAAGACAAGTGTAACCTTGGACATGAAGTTGGCATCATGAAAGTAATACTATGGGTAATTTTCTTAAATACTACACTGGCTTACACTGTGCTGACAAAAGTTATCAGTTAATAATGCGAAAGACAGCTGTGAACAGTAACCACGTGTATAACTTCCTGTTTACAGCCTTTCATCAACAAGgattaacttgtgttttgaccGTTGGTCTAACAAAATGTTCAGTTAATACCTGTTGGTAACACATAATGggcatgttgtcattttttagATTCAATAATGAATGAACTAACACTAATTGCACAACCAATCATACTGGATTTTGTCTTGACTTGGATTCCTGCGAACATCAAGACTTTTTAATAGGATAGAGACGCTGATCCTGTGACATGATAGTTGTGGATCTTATTGTCGCTTAAAGCAGCCCGGCATATCGCTGCGTTAGAAGAATTAGTATTCAGattctttttctgaaataaaactAGCACTGCTGTTCAGTGACCATGCTAGGGATGTTTGTAGCTGCCATATGTGGTGAATTTAAATGACAGGTGAGTATTTGCTTTAGAAATGTAGGTAGGCTACATGGAGCAGAAAACACTCAGGTACACTGaaactgtacttaagtacaatATGACTTGTGATGCAATATGCAAGTTCTGCACTTCTGCAACCTATGAGTTGCTGTTTACTGAAGTATTCCCATTTTCCCAATTCTACTTTTTACTTCAATCCAGTTCAGAGGGAAATGGGCCTCTGCCACTTTATTGATCGTTTTTGATAGTTATAATTACTACTTAATAACCTGttaattgatttttaatgaGACATCACACGTTATTAGTAAAATAACGCCCCTGCATGCTTTCGATTACTCGTGCAGAGCCCCGCGTATGGTTCTAACAAGCGTCCAAAGTTATTCCAACCTTTGAAGAGAGATTTTGTTTAcctgtccccccctcccacacacatagCATTGGAATGCCTAAGAGGCCTCTGTGCATTGTATGTTCTTGTTtagtgtggcagcagcagcagcagcagcatcgtgGGATTATATTTCTCAACTGAACACCACAGAGCAAAACCCGATCCGCTGCTATTACGCAACAGCCCGGTGACATAACTGTCCACAGCCCGGGATGGTCAGGGCGCAGCGAGCgcgcaggggagaggagaggagaggaaggcgACCAGGGCGCACGTCTCCGGTACGGCCGGTCGGCCCAGctgttctctgctgctgctgcctcgggGTGGGGACGGTGGATTCACAAATAAGCGCACAAGAGGAGGTGCAGTGGCGCAGAGGACGAGGGGCCCTTTGGGTGAGATGCAAGTGCACGTTTTCAAAAGCCTGCGCCGGCCCGGGCGCTGGAGCCACCAACAGGCAGCGAGCAGCCCGGCGAGTGTCTGTCCTCTGTGGCTGCAGGTGCAGGGCAAAGCCGACTGACCCgcggtgtgtgcgcgcgttggTGCGAGAGGTGTGAGTGTGTAGGGCCGCCCAGTGTTCGGACAAGAGAGTTATGGAATATGAGGAGTTCGACGCGCTCCCCGCTGACACCCCCATCAAGAGAGGTAAGAACAAACTCCAGTAACTCCAACCAACCACTGACATTGGCATCAGTCTGCTGCAGCATATTCAAGTCTGTTCAATTCGGATGCATGTATAAGAAGGCTACAGTATGAAGCTTGTTTACTATAATATGTAGGTTCGTATCATGTTGTGTTCGTATGCAGAGTGAACCATGCCGTCATCTCCCAGCATTCACTCCGGTTTCCACTCCTCCTGCTCACCTCTCCTGCACCAGTTGCAtcagtctctgtctcccccAGTCACCGTGTTCACTATGtatcatctccctctccctctccactctcAACCATCTTAACCACCTAAACCCTCCTCATCTCTTTCACTGGGGTGTGGTTAAGATGCTGTGAGTGGGTAAGAATGGCAGTAAATCCGAGTAAGCCTTGGGGATTAGGTcttctttttgcttctttttttggtcaatGCTTTTCTATTCAAAGCCTCGCCGTGGTTAAAATCAAGCTGTTGGCTGTCACCGGAGATAAGACACTTTGTCCCTCTGCCACAGAAACCCACTACACACCTTTCACTAGTCTTATACTGTAGCATGGAGACACACTTTGCAAGAGTTTACTGTTGCAAAAAGGAGACTATGTACATGGCTCTGATTAATGGATCTCAAGTgcagaataaagaaaaggaTTTATATCCTTTGCTCAAAACATTGGAGGATCACAGTTGAATGTTGCATTCAAAAATCAAAGTCCTGAAATCAAGATTTTATCAACACCGGCCATATGGAAGCCATGTGCATGTAATTTCAGttaatttgcacatttgtgGATATCTGCCACTGATTTCTGCTACTTATAAAAGCATTGACGGGTTTCTTGGAAACAAAACCCTAAAGAGTCAATACAATTTTGAATATTCACAAACCCCCCATTCATCTGTTGCTATTGGAAaccatcaaaaacacaaatggtgAAAATTGTCTACAGCAAGGTTAGCAAGTGAGGTACACATTCTATTTGATGTGACGTCTTTTGTCTAGTGATTTAATTGCGCTAATATGATCATTAGAAGGAACGAGATTAACAGGACAAGTATCATCAAGTTACAGCAGTTTGAGATTTTCAAGTGGAATTTAATCAAGCGAGAAACACATGGTATAAGAGTGTACGTACCAAAAAGTGCGAGTACTGatctacagtatgtactgtCAAGGCTCGTATGAGATACAACTATTGAAGGTTAAAATCATATTCCTCTGTTCTTCATCaaatctttctgtctttttaaattttccttAAATTATGCACAATCTGAAAGCTACttaagattaaataaaatgtgaaaactgaaTGTTACAGTGTTAAAGGTTTGTGTTCGGTAAAAAAAGGAAGCCAGCAGCTAACTGAGCAGGTACTGGAACTGCTGTAATGCTGTTTTAATCTGGTTAAAGTGGAGTTTCACTGCGGTTCTACAGTTCTCGTTCTGCTGAGGTGGCTCATCTCAAGGTGATGACTCTCTTGGTTTAGTGGCTGTTGTGGGTGTCCTCTCGTTTCTCTTGAGCACCGGGGTTTGCGTCTCTGCTACTGCTCCAGATTGCTTTTCCTCTTGTCTATTGCGTAAATCTCTGCTACTTTGTTATTGGATACAAACTGTTTGTGGTGTCCCTCAGGGATCTATTGTGGGTTCGATACTTTTCTCATTGTATATGCTATTCTGCTGCAACTTTTAACTTCAAATCAGTGTCTGTTGTCAATGTAAACCAAAGTGATATCAAGAATCTGACCCCGTGATTTGTCTGCTAATTTCATGCAACCAAATACAGATAAGTTgcaatgtatttatataaaataatttcagtTCTAAAATTTACAACTATCGTGGccttatatattatatattttaaaacccTTCATAGTCATATGTTCAGTCATTTATAGGCCAACATGCTTAGACAATTATACACTGTTTTCTCAATTCTATAACATGTATTCTTTTAATCCATTTGAAACTATGAATACTGccttattttaatattcagattcagattttttctACTTTAAGCAAAATCACTCTAACTGCCAgtgtagaaaataataaaaatcgtgtaaattatttatttatttatttttaatggatgACTATTGAACAGAAGATCATCAGATAGCTTTTATTATCTCTGATGATTTAGAGCTATATACACTTGCTGGTCAACAATCCACACTAATCCTGACCAACATGCAAACCTTATCAGAAGTTCATTTATTACTATACATTTTCGTTTTTGTGAATTGATTTTATCTTCATTCTCAcactttattgttattattgtatattgtaattttttaaatttaatttaatttaattaatttacttagttatttatttaacaagTCATCGTAACtagcatgaattaaaaaatgatggGTGTAAAATATGTTGGGTGTAATATATCTTTGTGGGATGCATCATGTTTTATGTTCAGGCAGAGTTGTGGGCCTACGCTCTGGGTTCATTGATCTTCAGTGTTGTTATGTAACACAAGCAACTGTCACTTCAGCAGTCAGCTTAGATGTCGGAGGGCAGAGACGTTAGTGAGATTTTGACTGATGAGCGGTGtggatgtttgtctgtctgtagtcaCCAGGGtcatacactgtgtgtgtgtgtgtgtgtgtttgtgtgtgtgtgtgtgtgtgtgtacgtgtacgtcCAGCTGACCGTTGTTTAATGTGTACCTTCACATTTACTTTGTACAGAGACAGATGTTGGTGATTGTTTTAGATCCTAATTCCACCATTGGCCTCTGACCACAGCTGTTCGGCACAGAGATCAccttttaatatttgaaattcattaaaaacaccTTAACACTTTAACCTGACTCATTTCTGTCGATAAAAGTGTGTGACTCAACAGCTTTAAACTTGTAAGAGTGGGTGTGGTAATTTGGTCATCAGATAAAAAATGATCTTCTTGTTTTTCAAGGACATTTCTTTAACTTACGAAAAGAAGGAAGATTGGTCTCTGGACTCACTGGAAAACATATTAATGCAATGCATTGCCAttgtttaacacatttttatttctcattattattattttttacctataattatttattatttagcaATCAACTCGCGTCGTTTGCTCAGTGGTgagatttcttttcattttccgtgagatttcttttcattttccgtgtgtgtgtgcactgctcTGCTTTCATTCCATACTTTCTGCTCATGTAGCAAAACTGATttgatgagaggaggaaaacagtGGAAACCACAGAGGGCCTATTCAGGCATCAGACCAAGGCTGGCTAGCTCTACGCCTTCCACTGATACTTATCTCTCCTGCCTTTGAacctctctttcacacactcacacacacacattacagaaaTAAACACTTCTAAACTGACCTTCCATACATTTACGTTCGCTGCAATTCAGACTTTCTCACACTTGCGGACaaaaaagcagacaaaaaaagaggaccTATTGCTTCACAGACACCCACCTTCCTCTGCCTTTATCTcctatgtgtgcatgtgagtgtatgtgtgtgtgtttgtctgccggAGAGTCACACAAACATAACATAGACACACACCACTGTAAATAAGATTCCTCTAATTTAATCTCTCAGCCATCACCAAGGCTTCTTGTCTGCCCACAGCCCTTTGTACATGGGAAATAAAAATACCAACACAAAGTGCAAACCCTGCACCAAACTGCCCCCATGAGTTAATAATGAGGAGTTTATCACagacaaatctgtttttaaacttttagtCTGCTGTCAAATTTTGTGCTAGTTTCAGTTAATCCCTCATTGGTTAGAAGctaatgttgtgtgtgtgcatcataaTGATTTACCTtatgatgtacacacacaatattaGCTTCAAACCAAcgatgtgtgtgtacatcttaATGATTGACATTGTAAGGACAATGTTCCAATGCAAAGCTATCCTTGCTACAGTGCAGATTTCAGTGAGGGTAGAAGtatttaaatcatttacatAGACAAAAGCAGCAATATGACATTATGGAATCCTTCTAATACAAGGTCcttattcaaatgtttaattcaaTAGCAGAATTATTGGCAACAAAGTGTAATTAAagtatcaaaaatgtttttctctaaaTTTTCAGAATTTCCCTGTTcagtattttattattgatattgGATCATTATTATTGATGCATTAACATGCCACCATTTTTATATTGTAACTCCAGCTTTCAGACAATGTAAAGGAGTAAAacatatgtacatacatatttcCCTCAGTAATGTAGAGGAAGTATAAAGTATTtgagaaaagacattttgaaatgaactaaaacattttaaattaaacattctCAGTTCTtatggaaattatttttagtCATGTGTTCAATCTGTTTAGCAGAGTTTATTCTGATGAAACATTTACGTGACAAGCTCACGAGTAGTTTCTAAAATATCTCACCTTGGTGCTCATCTGTATTACAGCTTGTAGTAAAGTTTAGATTTGCAGTACATCTGATTCTCTAACTGCATCTTTTTGTCTGCCTCAGGAGGAGCCTTGTCCAAAAAGACTCATTTAAGTAAGTTGTATATAAAAACCctgcatatctgtgtgtgtgtgtatctgtgagaATGACattgcttgtgtttgtgctaGATAATTGTGCATGCATTGTTGGAACGTTAAAGTTAGTACAACATACAACATCGCACCTGTGCagcaacacatcacacacacacacacacacacacacacacacacacacacacacacacacacacacacacacacacacacacactgtggtatCACTGTAGTTGGGCCATTagcaacacagtgtgtgtgtgtgtgtgttgcacctGTGCTGCCCCCctcacagacgcacacacacagacgcacacacaccaactacCATGGCTTTGGCACTTTGGCATCTGAATGCAGAAGACCGCGATAACATCGcatctttttttaacttctttggTTTAACACATTCTGCCACAACTTTAACACACCTGGGTCTGTTATCCAGAGTAGAGATGCTGTGTGTAATACACCACCAACCTTAATGTTAGCTGGTCTGAAGATAAACAAACTGGGCAGAAATAGTTGGTTCATTGATCATTGCTTGCGAGTGAGTATGCATGTACTATATGTACAATCAGATATCTGAAGAATCATTTTGGATTTTGCTTCATTGACAAAGAGAACCATGGTGGTTGTGTGTTGTATGATACATCAGTCAGGGAGTACAGTCACTTGTGTGTTTCTAATTTCTGctgctttcttcttctattcCACTTTAATTCACTGGAAAATATCTTACaacatttattaatacattttgatagtgtggtattgctacttttactcaagtaaaataCTTCCATCAATGCAGAAACCCATGTCGAGCATAGAAAGAGATGAGGCTGTGGCAGGACGAACAGAATAATTCTCTTATAGATAATTGATATTACTGTCGAAGGAAAGAGTAAAGAAACAACCATATGCAAACCTAAGCAGCAACAGGACAAGCATGattatgagaataaataaaCCTACTGTGAAAAGTTTCTGTAACGTGCCTGCCTCCCCAATTATGCCTGATGAAAGTGGTTTGATTTGAATTCTCAGGGAGTTGTAAAGGTGCCAGACgatataaagacattttttcaaCGTGTGGTACAGAGTGAGGGGGTGAAGGATAACAACAAAGGTTTAAGGAAAAAGTACCTTGAGAAAATAGACAAGCTAGGGGACagtcccccctttttctttgtctgtctctctctctctctctctctctctctctctctctctctctctctctctctctcttacacacgttcacacgcacacacatgttaACAAGGAAGGCGAGGCGGTGACTGACACTCAAAAGTCTGAATATGTCTGCTGAAGCTGCAGTGAGCACCAGACCAGCCTCGCTAAAGGACGACTAAAAGGAGAAAagggtgaaagaaagaaaaagagtgtttcaaaagaaagaaaattgttagacaaagtgagaggagaagtgagTCTGTGAAAGTGGGCCAAACGTCTGAGACAAGTGGAGGAGTGATGATGATGCGAGGTAGGGATGAAGTTCtttggtgtctgtctgtgtgtgtgtgtgtgtgtgtgtgtgtgtgtgtgtgtgtgtgtgtgtgtgtgtgtgtgagtgtgtgtgtgtgtgtgtttacatgtgggCAGTACAATCAAGAATATTTTATCAGTCTGATGAAGCCATGACTGTGACTTTATGGTAGTACACCTGATGGTCATCAAGGTGTCCTCCAATGATAGGTTTAGATTTTAAATATCTGCATCTTTGTAACTGTGTATTCATGCAGAGTCAGACGCTTGTGGCTTCAAACGCATCAACTCTCTTCAACTGTATCACGCTGTGTGATTAAGCTTTTGATTCTGGttcccacttttctttttttaatttaacattgggttgaagagaaaaaaattcaaattgtcTGAATtcacaaatttgtttttgttaatgtcAAGGATTTTGTATAATTTGAAGGGCTTTTTTCAAgccaaatgtatttatttgtagcTTTGTCAGGAATCCTAGGcaatacatgtgcacacatgttcATGTACGCACATTTTAAAGTGTCAGTATGAGTGTACTGTATGAGCGAGGATGGTCTTTGTTTTGAAACTTGATAGGATCTCTTGGTTGGCTGACTGTTGGGTACGTTcacatccatgtgtgtgtttcagttttatGGTTTGGTAATATGACTCAATTCTGAGCTCCCTTTGATGGATTTAAGATTTGAATCATCCCTCAGATATttatccccccctccctcccacataTAGAGTGCACCTCAGGTTAAAAACTGAGCTGATTTTAAAGCGTAAGAATCAGTGCTATAAGTTAAGTTTTTGTAagttttttaagtatttataaGTTTTTGAACCTAAGTTGATCTGTGCATTGTCTCTTTTTTGGGAGTTGTATTTCCATAGTAAGTGATCACATTTGACAAATGAAACCAATTAAGACCCAAGGAACCAGGTCATGATTGGACATTCGatgttttacaaatgtttttgcaaataCTACCTCTGAATTCGAACCAACGTAAAGACGAAATAGGCTGGAGAACAGGATGCTTCACGACCGCAGTGCATCAACTTGAATGGACTGActccacacatacagtagacagAGTGCAGAGGAAATAGTAAATATAGCGTTAAACTGTGGCCATGTGAAATGctaattcatttgatttctaacacaaatattcaaaattaatggaatgaatacacacagagggggaggagagacaaTAATTAGTTATATACAATGTTCCTATGCAGGCTGctaacacacacttgcactcctgcaacatacacacactcggatacacacacacacacacacacacacacacacacacacacacacacaaacacacagatctgCAGCTGCTTGTTAGATGGCGCCTAGATGTATCATATCTCTGCCCCACAGCTGTGCGTTGATGCTGTGTGTA
Encoded proteins:
- the them4 gene encoding acyl-coenzyme A thioesterase THEM4, which codes for MTRGLGGLFRGVQSLTSLPATRAGLGHPSACVSLRTMVALPSFLSFEPRDFSLPNSSWSSEMLRLYEQYSIQCEVETEGGENRGGQWQRLPSYNRSLKYATGGNYLSKIIQSKARLFTRNIRDPGAGFEYVVFANKEEKRCVCIFQAGHRLEGPPGHVHGGATATMIDTVTGSLAALLSGPVMTANLNINYRSAIPLGSTVLIETSLDSEEGRKKFISCKVTSTDGSKLHTEATALFLSINISHLLQGG